A genomic region of Novipirellula artificiosorum contains the following coding sequences:
- a CDS encoding transposase has protein sequence MRSKIDPMKDLATTLRKKRELLLNWFRAGGTLSSGVGEGFNNKRKRVTRYS, from the coding sequence ATGAGAAGCAAAATCGATCCGATGAAGGATTTAGCAACGACGCTCCGCAAGAAACGCGAATTGCTGCTGAACTGGTTTCGAGCCGGAGGGACGTTGTCATCCGGCGTTGGAGAAGGTTTTAACAACAAGCGAAAACGGGTTACCAGATATTCCTAA
- a CDS encoding transposase has translation MFDWAILNRKENRHPIVCSDMWQAYLKVIAKKGPHAIRILDRFHVMHRQVSFLMLGVLAR, from the coding sequence GTGTTTGACTGGGCAATCCTCAATAGGAAGGAGAACAGACATCCAATTGTTTGCAGTGACATGTGGCAGGCGTACTTGAAAGTGATTGCCAAGAAGGGCCCTCACGCGATTCGTATCCTGGACCGTTTTCACGTCATGCATCGGCAGGTAAGTTTCTTGATGCTTGGTGTACTCGCGCGATGA
- a CDS encoding PAS domain-containing sensor histidine kinase, whose translation MKDETKTTAQLIEALRRLRAKSHDPPSSRNDAWQSFMTASRDGLFFFDSDLRNLYANPAGLDMTGLTATNIIGKPLMDVVPSLEQSGRDAAYRSVIESGLPFQIDQLVPHPKLGPIHVSLTAFKIQDGLGIIVTDITERKQAESALEFASIAYENGLAANSTADVNGIINTVNGSFVSTWGYASKDEVIGKPIPDFLDDPEKSQAILAALHRVGTWQGEFLARRKDGSTFVAESRATLLINKDGTSKGFESSVLDITQRRRAEEAVHQARAELEQKVKSRTEKLRALTAKLIRAEEEERKRIAHILHEDLQQVLVGTRFTLSALNMENIPTEKRQQLLDKIDDQLRRAHQITRSISLDLHPPVLHVEGVGATLEWLKGDMKEKFGMTLTVDADEEAEPTTDGLRTFILQAVRELLLNVVKHAGVKRAQVRLKPHSDDWMLVEVNDKGAGFNPNQTRHCNSFGLFNISERAEHLGGQMEIQSATGKGTRITLIMPRS comes from the coding sequence GTGAAAGATGAGACCAAGACAACGGCCCAGCTGATTGAAGCGTTGCGTCGTCTTCGGGCGAAGAGTCATGATCCGCCCTCATCGCGTAACGATGCTTGGCAGAGCTTTATGACTGCTTCCAGGGACGGTTTGTTCTTTTTTGATAGCGACCTCCGAAATCTTTATGCGAACCCGGCGGGCCTCGACATGACCGGACTAACGGCGACGAACATCATTGGGAAGCCTCTAATGGATGTCGTGCCAAGTCTGGAGCAGAGCGGCAGAGACGCTGCGTATCGCTCGGTTATTGAGTCAGGGCTCCCATTTCAGATTGATCAACTTGTTCCTCATCCCAAGCTTGGCCCGATCCATGTCTCGTTGACCGCATTCAAGATTCAGGACGGTCTCGGTATTATCGTCACCGACATCACGGAGCGCAAGCAGGCGGAGTCTGCCCTAGAATTTGCCAGTATCGCCTACGAAAACGGACTCGCCGCCAATAGCACAGCGGATGTCAACGGCATCATCAACACGGTCAATGGTTCCTTCGTCTCCACATGGGGGTACGCCTCCAAAGACGAAGTCATCGGCAAGCCCATACCCGATTTTCTTGACGACCCCGAGAAATCGCAGGCGATTCTGGCAGCGCTCCATCGTGTCGGAACTTGGCAGGGGGAATTTCTGGCGAGAAGAAAGGACGGCTCCACTTTCGTCGCGGAGAGCCGGGCTACGCTTCTGATCAACAAAGATGGCACGTCAAAGGGCTTCGAATCTTCAGTGCTAGACATCACCCAGCGCAGGAGGGCAGAGGAAGCTGTCCACCAAGCTCGTGCTGAGCTGGAGCAGAAAGTCAAGTCGCGGACAGAAAAGCTGAGGGCGTTGACCGCCAAGCTGATCCGGGCGGAGGAGGAAGAGCGTAAGAGAATCGCCCACATTCTGCACGAAGACCTCCAACAGGTCCTTGTGGGGACAAGGTTCACGCTCTCCGCGCTGAACATGGAAAATATCCCGACCGAGAAGCGGCAGCAATTGCTAGACAAAATTGATGACCAATTGCGTAGGGCGCACCAGATCACGCGTTCCATCTCCCTGGATCTCCATCCTCCAGTCCTTCACGTCGAGGGGGTCGGTGCAACGCTCGAGTGGCTCAAAGGTGATATGAAAGAAAAGTTTGGTATGACGCTGACCGTCGATGCGGACGAAGAGGCCGAACCTACAACGGACGGCTTGCGCACCTTCATCTTGCAAGCCGTTCGTGAGTTGCTTCTCAATGTCGTCAAACATGCGGGCGTGAAACGTGCCCAAGTGCGACTGAAACCGCACAGCGACGATTGGATGCTTGTCGAGGTCAATGACAAGGGCGCGGGATTCAACCCGAATCAGACAAGGCACTGCAACAGCTTCGGGCTCTTCAACATAAGCGAACGTGCGGAACACCTCGGTGGTCAGATGGAGATTCAGAGTGCAACCGGAAAGGGTACACGAATCACGCTAATCATGCCGCGAAGTTGA
- a CDS encoding helix-turn-helix domain-containing protein: protein MQVLKKQNWFHEDGFPIVVERRDPQKPFGLHSHEFSEIVIITGGKGEHITGEDSYEIGTGDTFVIGPMRPHDYLNMDQLRLINVLFDATELPMTFSDLQLLPGYHALFTLEPDWRKRHGFNSRLQLSPPKLVQAIGLIDQLDQELTDRRPGFGVIATTTLLQLVTFLARCYSQSRNPQSKSLLRIAEAISLIERHYADPLTLDELVEISGMSRRNFLRAFESTMGCPPIAYLIRLRVRQACKLLAQSEKSITEIAMLVGFSDSNYFSRQFKTLTGSSPRDYRNNHLR, encoded by the coding sequence ATGCAGGTGCTAAAAAAACAGAACTGGTTCCATGAGGATGGTTTTCCCATTGTTGTGGAACGACGTGATCCGCAAAAACCGTTCGGACTTCACTCCCACGAGTTTTCCGAAATCGTCATCATCACCGGCGGCAAAGGGGAACATATTACGGGGGAGGACTCCTATGAAATTGGGACAGGCGATACGTTTGTCATTGGTCCCATGCGTCCACATGACTATTTGAATATGGACCAACTGCGTCTGATCAACGTGCTATTTGACGCAACCGAGTTACCGATGACGTTCAGTGATCTGCAATTGCTTCCTGGGTACCATGCGTTGTTTACGCTCGAGCCAGATTGGCGGAAACGCCATGGCTTCAATAGTCGATTACAACTGTCGCCGCCCAAGTTGGTTCAAGCGATTGGCCTGATTGACCAACTTGACCAAGAGCTAACCGACCGCAGGCCGGGGTTTGGCGTCATCGCCACAACAACGCTCTTGCAATTGGTGACCTTTCTTGCTCGCTGTTACAGCCAATCACGCAATCCCCAGAGCAAATCCTTGCTGAGAATTGCGGAAGCGATTTCCCTAATCGAACGTCACTACGCCGATCCACTCACGCTCGACGAACTGGTTGAAATCTCTGGAATGTCTCGGCGAAACTTCCTGCGAGCGTTCGAGTCGACCATGGGCTGTCCACCAATCGCCTACCTGATCCGGTTAAGAGTTCGCCAAGCCTGTAAATTGCTCGCACAAAGCGAAAAGAGCATCACTGAAATTGCGATGTTGGTTGGATTCAGCGACAGCAATTACTTCAGCCGTCAATTCAAAACGCTGACCGGATCATCACCAAGAGATTATCGAAACAACCACCTGAGATGA
- a CDS encoding class II aldolase/adducin family protein translates to METQQNFIHPRDAIMQTMERIYRYRMTTTSGGNLSIRRPNGDIWITPARVDKGNLTRDDIVCVRSDGTVEGRHPPSSEFPFHKAVYEVRPDIEAVVHAHPVALVAFSICRAVPDTHLFHQTFKVCGKTGFAPYAVPGSQLLGDRIAESFKAGCDSVILENHGVVVGAENLALAFQRFEAFEFAAKTIVKGTRLGEVRYLTEKSLHEAQARSVALESAVPPPASCREMELRRQLATFLRRGCRQRLFISTEGSFSARVDEDTFLITPTQEDRELLRIDDFVLIRGDVREKGKKASLAVFSHQAIYRKHPEIQSIVFAHPVNATAFSVTDSFFDSRTIPESYVFLRDVRRAPYGVQYQNDGAISEYVSPASPAAILENDGVVVTGDSILDAFDRLEVLESTAEAVINAKSIGSVSPMPDSVIDELRSAFQLP, encoded by the coding sequence ATGGAAACACAACAAAATTTCATCCATCCACGCGATGCGATTATGCAAACGATGGAGCGAATCTATCGGTATCGCATGACGACGACATCGGGAGGCAATCTTTCGATCCGGCGACCCAATGGAGATATATGGATCACGCCGGCGCGCGTCGACAAGGGCAATCTTACACGAGACGATATCGTCTGCGTTCGGTCCGACGGTACCGTTGAGGGGAGACATCCGCCATCTTCGGAGTTTCCATTCCACAAAGCAGTCTATGAAGTTCGCCCCGATATTGAGGCTGTCGTTCACGCGCATCCCGTCGCTCTGGTTGCCTTCAGCATTTGTCGGGCGGTCCCGGACACGCATCTATTCCATCAAACGTTCAAAGTATGTGGCAAAACGGGCTTTGCCCCCTACGCCGTACCCGGCAGCCAGCTACTTGGCGACAGAATCGCCGAATCCTTCAAAGCGGGTTGTGACAGTGTGATTCTCGAGAATCATGGCGTTGTGGTAGGAGCAGAGAATCTCGCCCTGGCATTCCAGCGTTTTGAAGCTTTTGAATTCGCTGCAAAAACCATCGTCAAAGGCACGCGTCTCGGAGAGGTTCGCTACCTCACGGAGAAATCACTGCACGAGGCGCAAGCACGAAGTGTTGCTCTCGAATCCGCAGTACCGCCGCCTGCTAGTTGTCGTGAAATGGAACTCCGGCGCCAATTGGCGACATTCCTACGCAGAGGATGTCGACAGCGACTTTTCATTAGCACCGAGGGAAGTTTCTCAGCACGTGTCGATGAAGACACCTTCTTAATCACGCCGACTCAAGAGGACCGTGAACTACTTCGCATCGACGACTTTGTGCTCATTCGAGGTGACGTTCGTGAAAAAGGCAAAAAGGCGAGTCTCGCCGTGTTCTCCCATCAAGCGATCTACCGAAAGCACCCAGAAATTCAGTCGATCGTGTTCGCTCATCCCGTCAACGCAACCGCGTTCAGCGTCACGGATTCGTTTTTTGACTCACGAACGATTCCGGAGAGTTATGTCTTTCTTCGCGATGTCCGCCGCGCACCCTACGGAGTGCAATATCAGAACGACGGAGCGATTTCCGAGTATGTGTCTCCTGCTTCCCCCGCTGCTATCCTGGAAAACGATGGTGTGGTTGTGACAGGCGACAGCATCCTCGACGCATTCGATCGGCTTGAGGTTCTCGAGTCGACGGCGGAAGCCGTCATCAATGCGAAATCGATCGGGAGCGTTTCCCCCATGCCGGACAGCGTCATTGATGAACTTCGCAGTGCTTTTCAGTTGCCGTGA